CCTTTTCCTTTTTGTAACAAAGGGTTATTTGAACACTAATTAAAACAATATTTAACACCTTTACGCTTTCATCTAGAATGCTTTTATGTCATTAACTAAACCCTATAAAATTTTTCTCTATACAATCACTCTATTATAATTAAGCGTTAGAATCTTTAAAATACTAACTCTTCTTTTATCTAGTAATCTATGCTTTCGCACTAGATTTTTAACATAAGACTAGTTATTTCTGATTATTATAATGAAAGTATTTCACGGAATTCTTTCAAAATTTTAAACCGAAAGCCTCACAGAATTAAGTTCATATTTGGGTTTCATCACCCACTAATAGAAGGATATATGCTAATGCATGTTAAAATATGTATAATTTAATTTAAAAAAAAGTAAAAAGCCCATCACAAAACCATGTGACAAGCCTCTCATCAAACTATTCTATTGAAGAATTTTTGCTAATGTAATCATTTCTGCCTCGATAGCAGCAGAACGTTTTTCAAAATAGTGAATACGTTCTTCACTCCGATTATTTAAATGTTGTTCTGGATCTAACATATTAATTGCATCACTTACAAATAATTTTAACGTACGGATACCTGATTCAATCTTGCGGACCTCTTTCCCATAAACGATTGCCGTATTATCTGTCGTATTACCCTTTTTTATCTGAAAAATATTTGTATTAATTAATTCATCAATTTTATTGTAACGATTCATTTGTCTATCATTCATAATTTGAATTTTTTGGTTGTACTTAATAACATCTTTACTTTCTAATCCTACTTGTCCATATCCTTTTAAGTATTCAACAATCGTACATAATGTTGTTAAATTTTCTCGTTGCTCCGCTAACACTTGATTTAGACTTCGAATAGTACCCTCATCTTGACTAGAAATGGCTTGTTGAATTGAAAACATAAACATAAAAATCCCCCTCCCAGACTACTTTCTTCCACTTATATAGTACCTAGATTTTTTCCATATTAAACCTAAAATTCATCACTTTTATTCTGTTTAGCGGAAACGGTCTCATTTATGACTATATTGATATAATTTCACTTTCTTTCACGTTGAAGCTGCGTTAATTTTTGCTGCCATTTGTGAAGTTGTTCATCATTTGTACGTTCGAAAAAATCGACTAATTTTTTTGTCGCCTCTAAGTCCCCAGCAAAACTGGCCTGTTTATAATAATGAATTGCTTTTGTAGCCATGCCCCATTCAAGCTCATATATATAACCTAGGTTGAATAACGCATCGATATGAAGCTGATTGGCTGCTTGTTCAAAATATTGAATCGCTCGTGGTAAAATTGGTTGCTGCCCAAGCTCGCCTTCGAAATAGATCATCCCCATCCGGTACAAACCTTCTACATCACCACCATTAGCCGATAACCCATAATAATGAATCGCCATTTGTTCATCTACCTCTGTCCCTATGCCTTGCTCATACATCATCCCCAGTGTAAACATCGCCTCTACAACACCGTGTTCGGCTGCCTTTACAAACCACTGTAAAGCGATTTGTTCATTGATCACTGTTCCTTCACCGTTCAAATACATATCAGCTAAATTGTTCATCGCATCTGGATGCCCTAGCTGTGCTGCCCTTTCATACATCGCAAATGCATGTTCTTCATCTTCCATTTCAAAATAAACATTACCTAGCTCATACATCGCCTCAACATGACCAAGTGCCACAGCTTTTTGTAACCATAAGCTTGCATGTTCAAAATGTTGGTGCGCTTTGTATAATAACGCAATAGCAACAACGGATTGTAAGGCACCTTCTTTTGACAGTTCATAGTGCTCCAACCAATACTCTTTATCTAAATTCTGTTGGGAAAGCCACTCATTAAACTGCTGCTCTGTTTGCATAACATCACCCATCTCTATGCTTAAAATAATCTACTAAATATTGCTTGAACTCCGTAGCTGCTGGTGGTAAATAACGATTTTTTGCCCATGAAACACCTACAGAACGATAACAAGGTGGATCTAATTTTAGTCGTTTCACTTTGTAATGATCTAGACCCTTAATATTGGGAATAAGTGAAATGCCCATACCCGCGCCAACAAAGCCAGCTACAGTATGCATTTCCTCTGCCGCAAAAGCGGTTTTCAATTCGATCCCTGCATCTAAAAATAATTCATCGACTAATTGACGCAGTGAGTTTCCTTTTTTAATGGCGATGAATGTTTCATTTTGAACATCTTCTATTTTCACTTCTGTACGCTTTGATAATGGATGTGTCGTTGGGACAATCACAAACAGCTCTTCAACGAATAGTTCCTCTGTTTCAATATCAATAACTTTTGATTCTATTTTTTGTGAAAGGCATAAATCAATTGCCCCTTCCTCCAAACGCTTCAATAAATTAAGAGAGGTTGCTTGCGTTAAAGAAAATTGCATGTTCGGAAATTGCTTTGTCGTTGCTGCAATGAGTTCTGGCACAATTTCCATGCCTAATGTATGAATAAAACCAAATGATACTTCACCTGATCCTGGCTTTATAATATCTTCAAATTCCTCACGAATACGTTCATATTCCCCCAAAATAATTTCTACACTTTGTAAAAAAAGCTCACCAAAACGATTTAAATAAATTGAGCGACCTTCACGATTAAATAACGGTACACCTAGCTGTTGTTCGATGCTCGCAATAGACTTACTTAACGCCGGTTGGGAAATTGCTAAAACTTCAGCAGCCCGCGTCATATGTTGCATTGTAGCAACGGTTTTGAAATATTGAAGCTGTTCCATCTCCATTTTTTATACCTCACATCATTAATAACTTTTTCGAATCAATATAATAAGAATAATAAATTGTACTTATGGTTTATTAGCTATATAATAATCGTTAGCAAATAGTTTTCATATCAAAATTTATTTTATTTATCAATAGTTTTTTTAATAAATTCACAAAATAGACATAATTCACTTCACGAAGGAGCCGAAAAGACAATGAAACTCATCGCGCCGAAACCTTTTACAATTGAAGCAGGAAATCGGGCTGTTCTTTTATTACATGGTTTTACCGGTAATACAAATGATGTAAAACGTTTAGGAAAATATTTAGCTGATCGTAACTATACGGTGCATGCCCCTTTATATAAAGGTCATGGTGCTGGTCCTGATCTATTAATTCAATCAAATCCAATTGAATGGTGGAATAGTGTTATCGAAGGCTACGATGAGTTAAAAAATCGTGGCTACGATGAAATTGCTGTAGCCGGTGTTTCTCTTGGTGGTATTTTCTCATTAAAACTCGGTGAAGAACGTCCAACACAAGCAATTGTTACGATGTCTGCTCCTGCTACGGCAAAATCTACAGATAGCTTACAAAATCGCATCGTCGATTATGCAATTAACTATAAAAAATTAGCTGGTACGTACGACGAAGCTATCGATAGCCGTACAAAAATTGCTGAGTTAATGGAAATGCCTTCGTTAAATTATTTACAAAGCATGATTAACGAAACAAGCGAAAAATTAAATGTCATTCAAACACCTGTTCACATTTTACGTGGACTTGAAGATGATGAATATTACTGCGAAAGTGCTGACTTAATTTATAGTTCAGTTAAATCTCGCATCAAGTCTGTCAAAACTTTCATTAACTCTGGTCATATTTTAACATTAGGTAAAGAGCGTGAATTAGTTTTTGAAGAAATTTATCGTTTCTTTGAAGGCTTAAAGTGGAAAAATTAAGGTAATACTAACGTTGTGTCCCCTTGCAAAAATCCCCGTTTTTGCAATGATATAAAACGAGCGGTAAATGGATCCCCGTCCACTTACCGCTCATTTTTTATTCTCCTGACATTGCTAACACTAAAATCTTCGCTAATTGTGCACGTGTTAAGCTAGATTCCCTCCATCAATAAGATAATGACTACCTGTAATAAAAGCAGCTTTATCCGAGGCTAAAAATAATACTAATTCCGCAATTTCATGTGATTGCGCATATCGATTCATAGGTACTTTCGATAATGCTCTTTCTCTCATTTGATTCGCATACTCTGGTCCTCTACCTTGCTCAATGGATTGCATCATTCGAGTTTCGACATACCCAGGGCAAATTGCGTTTACTCGAATACCCATTCCCGCTGATTCTAAGGCAGCTGTTTTAGTCAAACCAAGCACAGCATGTTTAGAAGCCGAGTAAGGAGCTAAACCTAGAGAACCTTTTAACCCCGTAATAGATGAAGTATTAATGATACTTCCAAATTTTTGCTCCATCATAGTAGCCATCACATGCTTTAAACCAAAGAAGACACCTTTAATATTAACGTTTAAAACCTTATCTAAATTCTCCTCTGTCGTTTCTACTATAGAAGCAATCTTTCCTTCTATTCCCGCATTATTAAAGAATACATCAATTTTTCCGTACTTCTCCTTCGTTTGCAAAACGAAATTCTGAACTTGTTCTTCACTTGTCACATCAGCAGTTTGTAGCAAATAATCCTTTAGGTCTAATTCATTGACAAGCGATTCTAATGCTTGGGCATCCATATCGACTAATGACAATTTCGCTCCTTGTTCGGCAAATAAACGAGCCGTTTCTTTACCAATTCCGCCTGCCGCCCCTGTGATTAATACAACTTTTCCTTCAAAATCCATTGTTCTTTCCCCCTTACTGACTTCTTCTTTTATTAAATCCATACTATTTTAAGAACTTGACGTTGCTTTTTCTATATTAACCAATTCGGCCTTTTGCTTTTTTCCTTCTGGATATACAAAGCTCATAAATAATATTGCAACGATTACCATAATCGCAGAAATCATTATAAACGAATATTTAAATCCTTGAATCGAATTTTCCACTCCAACGCTTTGAATAATAAACCCAACGGCCATTGCGCATAAAGCTGCTGCAACATTCGAAAAAGCAACAATCACTCCAGAAAGTGTTGATGTACGTTCAGGAAGCTGACTACCAATAATGATATGAGATGTTGAAAGTATTAGGAAACTAAATCCATAGGCCAATGTAATTCCTAAGATAGCCCATACAACTGAGTTCGTAAAATAGAGTGATCCAAATACTAAACCGGCAATAAGCATACCCATTCCTGTTACCTTCACACGTCCCTCACGTAAGCTTTGTGTTTTTTTAAATACACGATCAGAAATTGTGGCCATCGAAAGCGATACAAGCATAGAAGTTAATCCGACTGTCAATGTGGCATATGCCATTTCCATTTGCGATATTTTTGTCACTTCTAAAAAGTATAAAGGCATCCAAATCTGCATCCAACTCGATAGACAAAAGAATCCAAAAGTCATAAATAACGTAAATATACTAGTTCGTGAGCGCAAAACTGAGAATAATTCCGACCAAGGAACTTCCCTTTTGGGAGCAGAATCATTCTTCACTTCCAATTCTTCAAGTTCTGGCGTTTTATTTGGAATTACGACAATCCAAACAACTAACAGAACCAAACTAAATAACCCCATGATTGCAAACGAGTGTCTCCAACCTACTAGTTGAAGTAAAAGTACAACTAGCGGCGCAACCGCATAAGCCCCAACTGTTGAACCTAGAGTGAATATAGTCGTTACTCGCGCCCGCATAGCCGGGGGGAAGTAAGAAAATAACTGTCTCAAGGACGCTGGAGCATAACCACCTTCAGCAAACCCAAGGAATATACGGTACAAAAGAAGTGTTGCAAAACCACCTATTACATAGCCACCAAACTGAAGAAGTGACCAAGCTAAAAGCATAAATGCAATAATCTTTTTTGGTGAAATTTTATCAGTAATAAATCCAATAAAAACTGCTGCTACAGGGAATATCCAGAAAAAACTACTACCAATAAGTCCCCATTGTGCATAACTCAAATTCAATTCTTCCATTAATGGACCTACAGCAAGTCCTACAACACTCTTGTCTGCAAAGTTAATTAAAAAACCCAAAAATAGAATGGTTAAAACAACCCAACGCATAAATATTCCCCCCTTAATTATGAATATTGCTATTTCTTCTTTTAAATATTGAAGGTTCAAAGAAGGAAGGATTAAACGACATCCTTCCTTACTAGATGAACCAACTGCTGCAAGAAGTTAAATTTGTACCGAAATCATTTTTATGTCTAAATAATCATCCATTCCATATTTTCCACCTTCACGACCCATACCGCTCTCTTTCACACCACCAAATGGTACTTGTACCGCAAATGGAATGGCGTCATTCACTCCGACCATGCCGTATTCCAATTGTTCAGAAACACGGTACTTGCGTGAAAGATCTTTTGTATAGAAATAAGAGGCAAGTCCATATTCAATAGCATTTGCTCTTTCGATCACTTCTTCTTCACTCTTGAACTTTATTAATGGAATAACAGGTCCAAATGTTTCTTCTCTCGTAATTAACATGTCATCCGTAACATTTGCTAATACAGTTGGAGGATAGAAATGACCATTCGCGTAGTCATCTCCTGTCAATCTCTTCCCACCATTCAAGACACAAGCTCCTAAACGAACAGCATCATCCACCTGCTCTTGTACTTTGTCGATTGCCTCTCCATAAATTAATGGACCCATTCCATTTTGTTCATCCAGTCCATTTCCTACTTTGATTGCCTGAACCTTTTCTTTCAGCTTCTCGGCAAATTCTTCATATATATCTTCTTGTACATAAATTCGGTTTGGACAAATACATTGTTGTCCATTAGAGCCAAATTTACTTACTATTAAGCCGTTCACAGCTAAATCGATATCAGCATCATCAAAAACGATAAATGGTGCATGCCCACCTAATTCCATTGACACTCGTTTTACAGTTTTTGCAGATTGTTCGATAAGAATTTTTCCAACTTCTGTTGAACCGGTAAAGGAAACTTTTTTTACGACGCTACTGTTCATAATCGTGTTAACAATAGGGCCTGATTGTCCAATAACGAGATTCGCTACACCTTTAGGTAATCCGATCTCATCAATAATTTTAAACAATGCAACAGAAGATAACGGAGCTTCCCTTGAAGGTCTTAAAATCACTGTACACCCTGTTGCTAAAGCAGGTCCTAATTTTCTAGCCGCCATAGATAGTGGGAAATTCCAAGGAGTAATAGCTGCCACTACACCAATAGGTTGACGAATCGCTTGAATACGCTTATTAGGAATTGATGGAGGAATAACATCTCCGTAAATTCTGCGTGCTTCTTCGGCATACCATTGGAAGAAGGCAATCGTTGAACCTACTTCTTGTCGCGCATGATGAATTGTTTTCCCCATTTCCTTCGTAATAATTTGAGCCATCTCTTCCTTTTTTTCGCCTAATTTCACTGCAATTTTCGTTAAATATGAACCTCGCTGTTCTGCTGGTAGCGCTGACCATTCCGGAAATGCATCCTTTGCAGCTTGAATAGCAGCATTTGTCTCTTCTTCGCCAACAAAGTAAACTGTATCCACTGTTTCGCCTGTAGCCGGATTATTTACTTCAAATACTTTATCTGTTTTTAACCATTCTCCATTGATATACATATTCAACGCTCCTTTTACGGTTTTATATCTAGCGGAAAATCCAATCGAAGTATCGTTGGATTTTCCGGAATAATAAAATTATTAGGTCTTACGTACAGTCTTTTAGGAAATAGTCTCTTTAGAGCGTGTAGGTGTTAATGTAAAACCTTCATAACCTTTAGCTGTAACTTCATCACAGATTTTGCGGTAATTCCCAACACCACCAGTATAAATAGGGAATCCACGTGGCTTGTCTTCAATGTTTGCACCCGTATACCAAGATTCAACCTTTGTAAGAAGGCTAGATTGAGCGATTTCTAAACAGTTTTTACTCCATGCTTCTTCCGCTTCTACATTGGCCTCAATTGTTTCCAATTTGTTTTCACGTAGGTATTCGATGCAATCACCAATCCACTCAACATGCTGCTCAATTGATACAGGCACATTTGATAATACTGAAGGACTTTCTGGACCTGTGATCATAAACATGTTCGGGAAACCAGCGTTGGCAATACCAAGGTAAGTTCTCGTTTGTGTGCCATCCGCCCATTTATCTTTAAGTGACACACCGTCTTTTCCACGAATATCAATTTTAAATAATGGTCCTGTCATTGCGTCATAGCCTGTTGCGAAAACAATAACATCCAACTCATATTCACCTTCTGAAGTTTTAATTCCTTTAGGTGTAATTTCAACAATTGGCGTCGCCTTTACATCTACTAAAGTAACGTTATCACGGTTAAATGTCTCATAATAATTCGTGTCGATAACAGGTCGTTTTGCAGAGTAGAAATAGCTTGGTTTTAATTTTTTTGCTACCCCAGGGTCTTTAACAACGCTATCGATTTTAGCGCGAATAAATTCACTAGCTGTTTCATTCGCTTCTTCGTTTACCATTAGGTCGCTATACGTTTGACTAAACCCTAAACCGCCTCTCTCCCAAATCTTTTGGTATTGTTGCTCGCGCTCTTCGGGTGTATCATCTAATGCTGATCGATTATTAACCGTCGTATGAAGATAACCCATCGAAGACCAACGAATTCGTTGTTTAATCTCTTCATAATTTTCTTTTGTTTTACGAATAAATTCTTCTTCATATACATAGTTTCTCGCAGGGGTACTATACGCTGGCGTTCTTTGGAAAACATTCAGATGACCTGCTTCTTCAGCAATAACTGGAATCGATTGAACGCCGCTTGAACCCGTACCAATCAAACCAACACGTTTATTACTGAAATCAACTTTCTCATGTGGCCAGCGACCTGTGTGGTATGCCTCCCCTTCAAAGCTATTTAATCCTTTAAAGTTAGGAATATTTGATGCAGATAGGCAGCCTACTCCAGTGATAAAATATGTGGCAGTAATATTCGTATCATCATCTAATTTAACATCCCATTTTTTACTAATTCCGTTATAATGAGCAGATGTAACGCGTGTATTGAACTGAATATCACGGCGTAGATCTAGCTTATCTGCTGCGAAATTAAGGTATCTTAAAATTTCTTCTTGTGCTGGGAATCGAGTAGTCCATGTCCATTCCTGTAGAAGTTCATCAGAAAACGTATAGTTATAAATGATACTTTCCGAGTCACAGCGTGCGCCAGGATAACGGTTCGCGTACCATACGCCTCCAACACCTGCTGCCGCTTCGAAAGCACGGACAGAAAATCCAGCTTCACGTAAGCGATATAGCATATACATTCCTGAGAAACCTGCTCCGATAACAACTGCATCTAAATTAATGATTTGTTCTTTTTTTGTCATTTTTATTCCTCCCTAGTTTCATAATTTCATTTATCGTAATTTTATATATTCGTAAAGGACTCTTGTAAATAGCGGGATACTTGCTCAATCGCATGCTTACCTTTTTCCATAATTCCCGCCATCCAGAAAAATCCGTGAATCATTCCTTCGTAGCAAGTAAATTCCACCTGAATTCCCGCTTCCTGCAATCGATTCGCATAAGCCAATCCTTCATCACATAGTGGATCATACCCAGCTGTAATGACTAATGCTGATGGAAGATTGCTAAGATCCTCCGTTAGTAGCGGCGCCACATAAGGGTTCAACTTGTCTTCTTCTGTGTTGATATAATGTCGCGCAAACCATTCCATACTATCTTGCGTAAGGAAATACCCTTCTCCATTTTCCTTGTACGATTTTGTGCTGAAAGAGAGATCCGTTACTGGATAGATCAAAATTTGGGACACGAAATTTGGTCCTTGCTCATCTCTTGCCTTCAATGCAACACATGTTGCTAAGTTTCCACCCGCACTGTCCCCACCTATAGAAATTTTCGTCGAATCGCCTTGCCATTCACCTGCATTTTTAGCTACCCATAATGCCGCTTCATAACAATCTTCAAGAGGAACAGGGAACTTATATTCAGGAGCTCTGCGATAATCAACCGACACGACTATACACTCCGCTTGATTTGCAATGCTACGACACGGTATATCGACTGTATCAAGATCCCCTAAAACCCATCCGCCTCCATGAAGATAAATAAAAATCGGAAAATCTCCTTCACCTTCAGGGGTATAAATCCTTACCTTGATTTTTCCATCTTTCACAGGAACCGAGTGCTCTTCTACTTTCGCTACTGACTCTGCTAGTCCCGCCAGTTTTTGTAGTGCTGCACCATTATTACGGTTTTCTTCAGGTGTCATAGAAGAAGTTGGTTTTTTACCCTCCATCATTTGTAGAAAATTCTTTGCTTGAGTATCTAACATGATTGAATTTATACCTCCTTCGAATATGTTTAGGTTCACTTTACTTGTATAAATCCCGCAACTTCTTTCGTCACTTTCATAATAATATCCGCTGGAATGAGGAATTTACCTGATGCCGAATCACTTTGCACTTCCTCCACGATGTAATCAAGAATAGTAGAATCGAGATTAAATTCAGAAAATGTATCTGATAAACCTACTTGTTGACGCAAATAACGGATGAATTGAATTACCTTTGTCAAACATTCTTGTGGATCAGATGACGATGTTTCAATTCCCAACGTCTCAGCAAAATGCTTGATTTTTGGTAAATATAATTCAGGCAAACCCGCCATCACATTTGGTAGCAGTACCGCGTTTGCTAGGCCATGTGGAATTCTAAACTTGGCACCGAATACATGTGCCATATTATGCACTGGCACGCCATTATTGCCGAAACCAAATGCCGTTATTGCCATTGCACTCGCCATTAACATATTGCCTCTAGCTTCTACGTTAGAGCCCTCCTTAACAACTATTGGTAAATTGTCTGCAATCAATTTGGCAGAATACAACGCATACGAATCAGTAAATGGTGTAGCTGTTGATGAAAAGTAACCTTCTATTGCATGTGTTAAGGCATCCATCCCTGTAAATGCTGTAATTTTCGGAGGGAGTCCTACTGTTAATTCAGGATCCAAAATTGCTATGTCTGCATTCAGATAAGGAGTCCTTACCACTACTTTTACACCTAGTTTTTCATTATAAATAACAGCCATTGGCGACACTTCTGCACCCGTTCCTGCTGTCGTAGGGATTGCTACATGTGGAATATCCATTGGTTGAGCTTCTGGAGGAAATTCTCTAATACTCGTATGAAACACTTCCTCTGTATTTTCATAGCCTTTATGCAACATCCACTTAATGCCTTTTACTGCATCTAGCACACTTCCACCGCCCAATGCAATTAGCGCATCCGCTTGAAGTTCTTTGGCAACCCGAACGGCTTTAGTAATATTTTCAGCTTTGGCATCTTGTTCAATTTCATCAAAGACACCAACAAGTTCTACCTTTTCCTGTGAATTTTTAAATAAATCGATAACTTGGGCAGCAACTCCTGCTTGAACAATTCCTTTATCCGTAATTAAAATTGCTCGCTTTCCGCCTAACCCCGTAATCATTTGTGGTAATAAACTTCTCGCTCCAGCTCCACTAGTTATAGCTGTTCTTAAATGAAATTCTGCAAAAGAATTACTCATTGTCTGCACCTGCTTTCTATAATTAAGAGTCATTACATTAACAATGACCTTTGTTCATACAATTAATATTTCGTGTGTAATCGCTTACAAGTACTATAATAGTTTTAATTTTCGCATTAAAAAATCCCCTAAAATTAAGGGGATTTTCTGTAGAAAGGTCAATTTTTCTCTTCAATAAACTATAAGTTTGTTATTTCGCAGGGTTTCTTTCAGTTTTTCGCAAATTTGAAATCTCGTAATTTTTTGATATAATCTGAATATAGAATCCTGTTTTAAAGGGGGAAATTTATGCTTGAAACAGCTATAAAAAAACAAATCCAATCAATTTCATCCGTTTCTTCTCATTATGAAAAACAAATACTTGCCGTCCGCGGTTTTATGGATATTTTTAACTTTTCACGTGTAAGTCTCTATTTCTATTCGACATTAAGCAAAGTCGGTGAAGGGATATTATGTATCGATCAACAGGGGGTATCATCCTTACAAGAGTGGAGAGATGATGTTCGAAACATGCCTCCTATCTATTCAGCGATAAAGGAAAGAACGCCTAAGCATATCGATTCCCAATCAATTCACCAAATACCGGTAAAATTCACCAATGGCGTGACAACTGAACTTATAGTAGTTCCCATTAGCTATAGCTCCCACGTAGTTGGCTATGCCTGCATGGGAAGTACGGATTCTTTTATAGTTAAGGATAACCTTCTGGAATCTCTTGCTATGTATGGACAACATTTAGGGCAAATATTTGGAGAAGATGACTATCCTGGCTACTCCAAAAAAATTAGTAAACGGGAAATTGACGTATTGCAAAGAATGTCTTGGGGTGAAAGTACGAAAATAATGGCTGTATCTCTTGGTATTAGCGAATTTACTGTTCAGGATTACGTACAATCCGCCATTCGAAAACTCGAGGTGTTAAATCGAGTGCAAGGTGTAGCCGAAGCTTTGCGTAGAGGTATTATCCAATAACAATTCCTAGTATCATAGCCAACTGACAATACCTCACACCTACTTAATGTAGTCATTTAAGGTAACTGTCTGGGCATAATTTATGAAAGCTACTTACTTCCAAATTTCTGGGTTTTACGAACCGTAAACACTATTTGCACAGTGCTTATGTTTCAAAAGATTTTTCTTTATTAAATAACAGACTAATATTAGCAACAAAAACTGGACTAACCTAATTTAATATGACTATATGAAACACCTCTAAAATCGGAATATATAAAAGTATATATACCTAATTATTTTGGAGGTGTTTTTTTATGACAGGAGTCAGATATCAAGCAGATGTAAAATGCATTTAAAGACAGAGGAATCCTTGCTTGTAAAGCATCATTCATTGGCCAATGAAGAGACGAGAAGACATATTATTATGAAGAGAGAATACAAAAAAAGGCTACTCAGCGCCCGTAGAATACGGTCACCAAGCAGCCTAAAGGGTATTTAATATGTGTCTCAACGACTAGGTCAGTCTGTTTTTAATTATTCTCCTGACATTGCTAACACTAAAATCTTCGCTAATTGTGCACGTGTTAAGTTATCTTTTGGTGAGAACGTTGTTGCACTCGTCCCATCTACTACACCAATATCATATAAAAATGTAATCGCTACTTGCGTTTCACGATCAAAATTGACA
This portion of the Solibacillus daqui genome encodes:
- a CDS encoding alpha/beta hydrolase, with product MKLIAPKPFTIEAGNRAVLLLHGFTGNTNDVKRLGKYLADRNYTVHAPLYKGHGAGPDLLIQSNPIEWWNSVIEGYDELKNRGYDEIAVAGVSLGGIFSLKLGEERPTQAIVTMSAPATAKSTDSLQNRIVDYAINYKKLAGTYDEAIDSRTKIAELMEMPSLNYLQSMINETSEKLNVIQTPVHILRGLEDDEYYCESADLIYSSVKSRIKSVKTFINSGHILTLGKERELVFEEIYRFFEGLKWKN
- a CDS encoding SDR family NAD(P)-dependent oxidoreductase; this encodes MDFEGKVVLITGAAGGIGKETARLFAEQGAKLSLVDMDAQALESLVNELDLKDYLLQTADVTSEEQVQNFVLQTKEKYGKIDVFFNNAGIEGKIASIVETTEENLDKVLNVNIKGVFFGLKHVMATMMEQKFGSIINTSSITGLKGSLGLAPYSASKHAVLGLTKTAALESAGMGIRVNAICPGYVETRMMQSIEQGRGPEYANQMRERALSKVPMNRYAQSHEIAELVLFLASDKAAFITGSHYLIDGGNLA
- a CDS encoding tetratricopeptide repeat protein → MQTEQQFNEWLSQQNLDKEYWLEHYELSKEGALQSVVAIALLYKAHQHFEHASLWLQKAVALGHVEAMYELGNVYFEMEDEEHAFAMYERAAQLGHPDAMNNLADMYLNGEGTVINEQIALQWFVKAAEHGVVEAMFTLGMMYEQGIGTEVDEQMAIHYYGLSANGGDVEGLYRMGMIYFEGELGQQPILPRAIQYFEQAANQLHIDALFNLGYIYELEWGMATKAIHYYKQASFAGDLEATKKLVDFFERTNDEQLHKWQQKLTQLQRERK
- a CDS encoding LysR family transcriptional regulator; amino-acid sequence: MEMEQLQYFKTVATMQHMTRAAEVLAISQPALSKSIASIEQQLGVPLFNREGRSIYLNRFGELFLQSVEIILGEYERIREEFEDIIKPGSGEVSFGFIHTLGMEIVPELIAATTKQFPNMQFSLTQATSLNLLKRLEEGAIDLCLSQKIESKVIDIETEELFVEELFVIVPTTHPLSKRTEVKIEDVQNETFIAIKKGNSLRQLVDELFLDAGIELKTAFAAEEMHTVAGFVGAGMGISLIPNIKGLDHYKVKRLKLDPPCYRSVGVSWAKNRYLPPAATEFKQYLVDYFKHRDG
- a CDS encoding NAD-dependent succinate-semialdehyde dehydrogenase produces the protein MYINGEWLKTDKVFEVNNPATGETVDTVYFVGEEETNAAIQAAKDAFPEWSALPAEQRGSYLTKIAVKLGEKKEEMAQIITKEMGKTIHHARQEVGSTIAFFQWYAEEARRIYGDVIPPSIPNKRIQAIRQPIGVVAAITPWNFPLSMAARKLGPALATGCTVILRPSREAPLSSVALFKIIDEIGLPKGVANLVIGQSGPIVNTIMNSSVVKKVSFTGSTEVGKILIEQSAKTVKRVSMELGGHAPFIVFDDADIDLAVNGLIVSKFGSNGQQCICPNRIYVQEDIYEEFAEKLKEKVQAIKVGNGLDEQNGMGPLIYGEAIDKVQEQVDDAVRLGACVLNGGKRLTGDDYANGHFYPPTVLANVTDDMLITREETFGPVIPLIKFKSEEEVIERANAIEYGLASYFYTKDLSRKYRVSEQLEYGMVGVNDAIPFAVQVPFGGVKESGMGREGGKYGMDDYLDIKMISVQI
- a CDS encoding MFS transporter, with the translated sequence MRWVVLTILFLGFLINFADKSVVGLAVGPLMEELNLSYAQWGLIGSSFFWIFPVAAVFIGFITDKISPKKIIAFMLLAWSLLQFGGYVIGGFATLLLYRIFLGFAEGGYAPASLRQLFSYFPPAMRARVTTIFTLGSTVGAYAVAPLVVLLLQLVGWRHSFAIMGLFSLVLLVVWIVVIPNKTPELEELEVKNDSAPKREVPWSELFSVLRSRTSIFTLFMTFGFFCLSSWMQIWMPLYFLEVTKISQMEMAYATLTVGLTSMLVSLSMATISDRVFKKTQSLREGRVKVTGMGMLIAGLVFGSLYFTNSVVWAILGITLAYGFSFLILSTSHIIIGSQLPERTSTLSGVIVAFSNVAAALCAMAVGFIIQSVGVENSIQGFKYSFIMISAIMVIVAILFMSFVYPEGKKQKAELVNIEKATSSS
- a CDS encoding chemotaxis protein, with amino-acid sequence MFMFSIQQAISSQDEGTIRSLNQVLAEQRENLTTLCTIVEYLKGYGQVGLESKDVIKYNQKIQIMNDRQMNRYNKIDELINTNIFQIKKGNTTDNTAIVYGKEVRKIESGIRTLKLFVSDAINMLDPEQHLNNRSEERIHYFEKRSAAIEAEMITLAKILQ